Genomic window (Capricornis sumatraensis isolate serow.1 chromosome 1, serow.2, whole genome shotgun sequence):
CCAGGCCTCTGCCGTGGGGGACAGGCCCGAGGGCCCTGCGTTCCTGCGGTGGTCCAGAGCACTCTTGTCTGCCGGGCGGGGCTCAGTGTAGCACCGGGGTCTGCACAGGCAACACTGCCTTGTTCTGACCGAACCTCCCGATTTGGTGGTGGCGgtgccccagccccctgcccttaCCCCGTCTGGCCGGATGGAGGACGAGGTGCCCCTTGTTGGGTCATTGGGTGGACTTAGTGGCCCCTTTTGGGAGGTGCCCTGGCATGTGGTCTGCGCCTGGAATCTGGAAGCTGTGGTTCTCACAGGGTCCCCTCGTCCTTGTCTCGGGCGCACTCTGGGGCCAGGTCATCTCGGGGAGGAACGCCGCACCCCGCCGGCCCTTGTCCTGACCTGACTGCACGTGCTAAGCTGGGGGCCCTGTTATAAGAACCTTATGAGTGAGCGCGGGATCACCCCACAGGGCAGCGCCAAAGAGCTGTCCGCCGCTGTTTTGGAGAAAAGACGCCGGAGGAAGCAGGAGCGCGACCGGAAAAAGAGGAAGCGGAGGGAGCTGAGAGCAAAGGAGAAGTCAGCCAAGGCACTGGAGGGGGCGGAGGCCACCGAGCCGGACCCGCAGGTGCCCAGGGAGGAGACGCAGGCGCAGCCGGGGCTGCTCTTCAACAAGGTGAGCGCCGTGCCGCTGGGCTGTGCGCGCGCCCTGTGCTTTCGTCAGGCGGCCAGAAGTGGGCCCCTGGGGCGGGCGGGGAGCGGCCCTCAGCTCGCGTCGCCCTCTCCCCCGAGGTGGAGGTGACCGAGGAGGAGCCGGCCAGCAAGGCCCAGCGCCGGAAGGAGAAGAGGCAGAAGCTGAAGGGGAACCTGACACCGCTGACGGGCAAGAACTACCGGCAGCTGCTGGAGCGCCTGCAGGCGCGTCAGGCCCGGCTGGAGGAGCTGCGGGACCGGGacgcagggcaggcccaggaGCTCGAGGCCAAGATGCGCTGGACCAACCTGCTGTACAAGGCCGAGGGCGTGCGGATCCGCGACGACGAGCGCCGGCTGCAAGAGGCCCTGAAGCGCAAGGAGAAGAGGCGCGCGCAGCGCCAGCGCGCCTGGGAGAAGCGCACGGCGCACGTGGTGGGCAAGATGCAGCAGCGGCAGGACCGGCGGCGGCAGAACCTGCGCAAGAAGAAGGCGGCCAAGGCCGAGCGCCGCCTGGAGAAGGCTCGCAAGAAGGGCCGCATCCTGCCCCAAGACCTGGAGCGCGCCGGCCTGGCCTGAGGCCCCGGTGCCCGACCCCCGTCCCGGGCGGTGCAGGCTCCGGTGGAAAGTGGACTCTGCCTCGTGCCCCTCACCAGTTTGAGGCTCAGGCACCCCCGTGCAGAAGAGCCTTCAGATCCGGGGAAGGGGCTGACCCAGATCCAGCTCCAGCCTCCTCTTATTAGACCAGAGGCTCCCTGCAGGTTGTGGGGTAGTGGACCAGGGAGCTGTGAGGAGGGAGCGGGCACCTAGGGAGGGCTTTGCTGGCCGCCTCTTCCTCTCATTGTCACAGCAGCAGGAAAGGAATGGCCTTCGTGACTGTGGTGTTAGCCCCGGGCGCGCTTGGGAAGGGTGAAACCAGCTCCTGCAGCAGAGCTGAAGCGGAGCTGATGGGCTTGGCAACGGAGCAGGCAGGGTGTCCTCAGGCACCTGTAATTGAGTTACACCAAGTTGATGTGAAAAGTGGGTAAAGAGTAGAATTTAAGGTGAAGATGGTTATTAAAAATTCTAACTACTAAAAGATAGTGTTACTGGCgtaggagggaaaagaaaatggagcTGGCTGGGTGGTATCAGTCtagggggaggtgggagagaaggggTAGAACCTGGAGAACTACGTGGGGTGGATGGAGGGTCCGCAGTGACAGGTAAGTGCAAGCCCACAGGCAGGCAGTGAGGGCGGAGATGGATGGTACGGTATGTGGATTGTATTTCAGGAAGACTGTTCGTAAAATTCTTCAGATTAAATTCCAGTTAAGAAACATGGTAACCAAAATGATGTGTTACTAGAATTTAAAAGGTATTGCTAGAGAGAAAAGATGGCACTGAATGATAAAAAGGGTTCAGATCGCCTGGAAGGTCAAACAGCCTTGCACCAGGAACAGCTGCAGATCTATCAGAAGCTGGCACACCTGCAAGAAGTCAGGTCACAAACCCAAGTGGGAGACGTTTAACATCCGCTCTAGGGACTGGTGATCAAGTAGACAAATCAGATGGATCTGGAAGATTCGGATGAGAGCATTCATAAGCTTGATCTAGTGGACACACAGAGACCCATGTATCTGGAAACAGTGTGTCCtaggatttccctagtggtccagtggtttagttcagttcagtcgctcagacacgtccaactctttgcgaccccttggactacagcacaccaggctttcctgtccatcagcaactcctggagcttgctcaaactcaagtccatcaattTGGTGATGGACTCTGTTCCAATGCAGGGGTACGGGTTTGAGCCTCGTTCCTGGTTTCTGTTGACCCACTCTGCCCCTGGCAGTTGCTCCCAAATTAATGTCCACGCGTTGCAGTCAGGAGAGTGGGGAGTGTAACCCCCTGTGGGAGTCACAGGAGGGTCTCCCGGGGCCTGGTGGGCACGTGTCATCAGGTATCCGCTCCTTCCCCTGAGGCCTGGACGGCCAGGAAGCGTGCCCCTCCGGCCTAGGGTGCTGCTGTGGCCTTGGTTTCACGTGGCTGGGGTGTGAAGCGAGCAAACGGTGCGTTTCGGTGGCAGGTGGCACGAAGCAGCCCTGGCCAACAGGAGTCAGGGACGGAAGGGTGAGGACGCAGGGAGCACTCACCTGGCGGAGACCGTCCGCGTCCAGGCGTAAACATGAACGCACTGCGGGCCGTCCGCACTCCTGGCTGACCCGGGCTGGGAGCTAATGGTGCACAGGAGCAAGGATGCGCCACACTGCGTTCAGGGCAACAAGCGTCTCACTCGCAGCAAAGAGAACGTTACCGGTGAGTCTAGGGAGCTGGATGCCAACCTCTTGGGTGCCGTGTGCCTCGAGTGCAGGTGAAATGCAGAATGAAGAGAGAAAACGTCCAACAGGCCTCGTACCTCATGTTTTCAGGACCAAACGACAAGAGTCTCCAGGTCAGAAGGGCCCCCCTCCTGGTCTGTCCAGTGAGTTGGATAAAGATAGCCCCAACCGGGACACGTTCATGGACTGTGGTTCACCAGGAACCGGGGTTCCAACAGTCCTGCAAAGACAGGGTAGACTTAGTCCACTGGCCCCCTTTGGGTGA
Coding sequences:
- the SURF6 gene encoding surfeit locus protein 6 isoform X1, giving the protein MTSLLAKDAYLQGLAKKICSQPSTEPQKRKSAGKTQVSDAAAPPRKKRRKAQKKPREREEKTVKPRAQASAKSEARKPEAAEEEEGATSSTRAPAGKGAGQAGRAPAGGQAAEPDSLFALDVLRQRLHEKIQEARGQGSAKELSAAVLEKRRRRKQERDRKKRKRRELRAKEKSAKALEGAEATEPDPQVPREETQAQPGLLFNKVEVTEEEPASKAQRRKEKRQKLKGNLTPLTGKNYRQLLERLQARQARLEELRDRDAGQAQELEAKMRWTNLLYKAEGVRIRDDERRLQEALKRKEKRRAQRQRAWEKRTAHVVGKMQQRQDRRRQNLRKKKAAKAERRLEKARKKGRILPQDLERAGLA
- the SURF6 gene encoding surfeit locus protein 6 isoform X2 gives rise to the protein MTSLLAKDAYLQGLAKKICSQPSTEPQKRKSAGKTQVSDAAAPPRKKRRKAQKKPREREEKTVKPRAQASAKSEARKPEAAEEEEGATSSTRAPAGGQAAEPDSLFALDVLRQRLHEKIQEARGQGSAKELSAAVLEKRRRRKQERDRKKRKRRELRAKEKSAKALEGAEATEPDPQVPREETQAQPGLLFNKVEVTEEEPASKAQRRKEKRQKLKGNLTPLTGKNYRQLLERLQARQARLEELRDRDAGQAQELEAKMRWTNLLYKAEGVRIRDDERRLQEALKRKEKRRAQRQRAWEKRTAHVVGKMQQRQDRRRQNLRKKKAAKAERRLEKARKKGRILPQDLERAGLA